AGCGGTTCGTCGAGCTGGAACGACGGATCGCCAGGATCACGCCGAAGGTGCTGACCCAGCGGCTGCGGCAACTCGAACGCGACGGCATGGTCGTGCGCACCTACTACCCGGAGGTCCCCCCTCGGGTCGAGTACGAGATCAGCGAGCTCGGCCGCAGCCTCGCTCCGCTCTTCGCGAGCCTCGCGGAATGGGCCTCCACCAACCTCGACAAGGTCGAGGTGGCCCGGCACGACTACGACGCCGATTCTGCCCGGTAGCCGGACGGCAGGCGTACGTACGGCCCGGGGCTCAAGCCCCGGGCCCGTACGCGTGCTTGTGCAGTTACCGGTGACGGCTCTCGAAGGTGGCGAACGCCGTCTCCTGGCGCCACTGCGTGGCGGCCTTCGGGTTGTCGGAGAGGTAGTCGGCGCAGCGCGCGGTCGGGTGGGCGGTGCCCGGCCGGTTGCCCCGGCAGGCGGCGACCAGGCGGTAGCCGGAGCGGGAGGAGTCGGTGGCCCACAGGCTGCGGCCGTTACGGAACGCGTACTCCAGCGAGGCGCGCGCGAGGTCCTTCAACTCGGTGTAGCCGAGGTCGTACGTCTTCGCGGCGTACTGGTACTCGTGGCTGATGTCGATCCGCGAGACGCCCGGGTCGTCGGTGGACAGGACGATGGGAACCCCGTAGCGGCGGTAGGCGTTGAACGGGTGCTCGGCACCCGAGATGCCGAGGATCTGCTTGTTGCTGGAGAAGGGCACCTCGACCGCGATGTGGCGCCGCGCCATCGTCCGGGCGAGCTGCCGCCAGTCGTCCTCGTGGACCAGGTCCACGCCGTGTCCGATGCGCTGGGCTCCGGCGACGAGTACGGCCTCGCGGATGTGGAAGGTGAGGTCCTCGGGCTTGACCAGGCCGGGGGCCAGCTCACCGGCGTGCAGGGTGAGGTGGGCGCCGGGGTACTGCCCGCGCAGGTACTTCAGCATCCGCATCTGGAGGCTGTAGTTGGCCAGCGAGCTGTCCCAGTCCTCGGGCTGTACGAGGTTGACCGCGACGAACCTCGGGTCGCGCTCGGCCAGCCGCATGCCGACCGCGATCTGGGTGAACACCCGTGCCGGGGTGCTGCCCCGGGACACCTGGGAGATCCACCTGACGGGGAGCCGGCAGCCCGGGGCGGGGTGCGTGGTGTCGCAGTGCGCGGTCGCGCGGAACTGGGCGTTGGAGTCGTCGGCCTCCTCGACCGCCTCGTCCACGACCCGGTCGAGCTTCCCGCCGGCCAGGAGCTTGCGGTGGAAGGCGGCGAAGTCGGGGTCGTAACCCACGGCTTCGGCAAGCGCCCTGGCGCTGTCCGACGCGGGGGTGACCATGGTCTCCAGATAGAACTGGTTCTGCTTCACCACGGTGTCGGCCACATTGGCGAGGAGCTTGCCGCGGTCCCAGGTCGCCAGGCCGAACTTGTTGAACGTGTCGAAGAAGTGGTCGTGCCCGGACTGATCGGCCGGGAAGTCCTGCATGGACCAGGCCCGGATGATCTCCTGCCGGAACGCGGCGTCCGTCTGCGAGTCGGCGGCGGGCCTGGTGCCCGGTCCGCACGGTGGTGCAACAGCCGTCATCGTTGCGTCGATGCACAGCCCCTTCTCGACCGCGAGCTTGATCAGATACTCGGTCGCGGCCGCGCCCGACAGGTGGTTGTGGAGGTCACCTCCCTTCGGCAGGGCCTTGAAGAAGGCCTTCAGCCGCGCGGGCCTGTTCCGCAGCGAGTCGAGGTGCGCGGCGGTCCTGCGCTCGGCAGTGGTCACCGCACGCGGCGACACATCAGCCTTGACGGGCGCTGCGGCGGGTGCGGTGGCGGCCGCGGCCGGGACCGCGGGCAGCAAGGACAGCACGGTGAGCAGGCCGAGTCCGGCCGGGAGCAGTGACTTGGGACGGTGGGCCGTCCGAATTGAGGAGATCACTGCCGAATGATCGCGTTCGGGTGGGGCATTTTTCACCCAAACCGCATTTATGGCCGGAAACGTCCACCCGATCGAGTGCGTGGACGGCGGTGCTTGGCGTTCCACGACGCATGTCGGGTCGCCGAGCACCTGCTCAAGGTCGTCCTTGACCGACCAGTTGGGCGTGAAGGGGTTTCAGCCCCCTTCTCGCTAGGCGCGCTTGAGGTCCGCGATGAACGAGGCCCAGGCCGGGGCCCGGAACACGAGCGTCGGGCCCTCGGCCACCTTGGAGTCACGCACGGGAACGATGCCGGGGTGGCCGTCGGCCACTTCGAGGCAGTCG
This sequence is a window from Streptomyces sp. NBC_01217. Protein-coding genes within it:
- a CDS encoding winged helix-turn-helix transcriptional regulator, translated to MTDSATWMKSAPTDPELACPIAPVVDIVFSRWTTPILWTLNMHGRQRFVELERRIARITPKVLTQRLRQLERDGMVVRTYYPEVPPRVEYEISELGRSLAPLFASLAEWASTNLDKVEVARHDYDADSAR
- a CDS encoding adenosine deaminase family protein: MISSIRTAHRPKSLLPAGLGLLTVLSLLPAVPAAAATAPAAAPVKADVSPRAVTTAERRTAAHLDSLRNRPARLKAFFKALPKGGDLHNHLSGAAATEYLIKLAVEKGLCIDATMTAVAPPCGPGTRPAADSQTDAAFRQEIIRAWSMQDFPADQSGHDHFFDTFNKFGLATWDRGKLLANVADTVVKQNQFYLETMVTPASDSARALAEAVGYDPDFAAFHRKLLAGGKLDRVVDEAVEEADDSNAQFRATAHCDTTHPAPGCRLPVRWISQVSRGSTPARVFTQIAVGMRLAERDPRFVAVNLVQPEDWDSSLANYSLQMRMLKYLRGQYPGAHLTLHAGELAPGLVKPEDLTFHIREAVLVAGAQRIGHGVDLVHEDDWRQLARTMARRHIAVEVPFSSNKQILGISGAEHPFNAYRRYGVPIVLSTDDPGVSRIDISHEYQYAAKTYDLGYTELKDLARASLEYAFRNGRSLWATDSSRSGYRLVAACRGNRPGTAHPTARCADYLSDNPKAATQWRQETAFATFESRHR
- a CDS encoding DUF397 domain-containing protein, which produces MKISSSDYDLSTATWHKSSYSGGSGGDCLEVATWRKSTHSGGDGGDCLEVADGHPGIVPVRDSKVAEGPTLVFRAPAWASFIADLKRA